A portion of the Vicingus serpentipes genome contains these proteins:
- a CDS encoding porin family protein — translation MQKTKLLTLILFGILFLNLSAQEDSFSNDPVVEFDEERKFRLGLHFSPSISWLSTNSSGYTSDGSKLGFAYGLSTEFYLAKNYLFSTGITINSIGGKIKYESVYDVNGLLFPSEVKQSIKINYVDIPLTIKLKTNQIGYISYYGNFGVNLGLRYQSKSDFEYTDFDNITKSDVNTSSDIKFMNINLVVGGGIEYNLSGNTNIMLGLTYNNGFINVLDSKTPVLNANGKATINNEGNPVYSDKSASANINFFTLNLGVYF, via the coding sequence ATGCAAAAAACAAAGTTACTTACTTTAATATTATTTGGGATATTATTTTTAAATCTATCTGCCCAAGAGGATAGTTTTAGCAATGATCCTGTAGTTGAGTTTGATGAAGAAAGAAAATTTCGTTTAGGACTTCATTTTTCACCATCTATTTCATGGCTTAGCACTAATAGCAGTGGCTACACCAGCGATGGCTCTAAATTAGGTTTTGCTTATGGACTATCAACTGAGTTTTATTTAGCTAAAAATTATTTATTCTCAACTGGTATTACTATAAATTCTATTGGAGGAAAAATTAAGTATGAAAGCGTTTATGATGTAAATGGTTTATTATTTCCATCTGAAGTGAAACAATCAATAAAAATAAACTATGTTGATATTCCTTTAACTATTAAGCTAAAAACAAACCAAATTGGATACATTTCATATTATGGAAATTTTGGAGTTAATTTAGGACTGCGCTATCAATCTAAAAGTGATTTCGAATACACTGATTTTGATAATATCACAAAATCCGATGTGAACACTTCTAGTGATATTAAATTTATGAATATAAATCTAGTTGTTGGCGGAGGGATTGAATACAACTTAAGTGGCAATACAAACATCATGTTGGGCTTAACATACAACAATGGTTTTATCAATGTTTTAGATTCTAAAACCCCTGTATTAAATGCAAATGGTAAAGCGACAATCAATAACGAAGGAAATCCTGTTTATAGCGACAAAAGTGCTAGTGCAAACATTAATTTTTTCACACTTAATTTAGGTGTATATTTTTAA
- the gldB gene encoding gliding motility lipoprotein GldB: MNLSTAKYLIIITIGLIFYSCKNDPLDIDVSSVDVTLNVKRFDQQLFGYEKITDKEVDELAKKYNPFYTAFIENIVSIGNVNDPSVYYYLNNFTHDKNIKSVQKDIDNLYNDFNDYEIGLKEAFQHYKFYFPNKNIPQIITYNSGFNYAVVTDSSYLGIGLEMFLGDKYPAYKQLGLPQYKIASMTNKHLVSSVMLGWISTEFELEQANADLLTEMVHQGKLLYVLDALIPIEEDSIKINYTNKEVKWSNANEKQVWFYFIDNDLLYTKETKEIIKYMGEAPFIQGFPEGSPGRIGHWIGWQIVKAYMDNNQELSLTDLIKEKDAQKILNKSKYKP, from the coding sequence TTGAACTTATCAACAGCTAAATATTTAATTATAATAACTATTGGGTTAATATTTTACTCTTGTAAAAATGATCCTTTGGATATAGATGTTTCATCAGTTGATGTTACTTTAAATGTAAAACGATTTGACCAACAATTGTTTGGTTATGAAAAAATAACAGATAAAGAAGTTGATGAGCTTGCAAAAAAATACAATCCATTTTATACTGCATTTATAGAAAACATTGTAAGTATAGGCAATGTAAATGATCCTTCAGTTTACTATTACTTAAATAATTTCACTCATGATAAAAATATAAAATCAGTACAAAAAGACATTGATAATTTATATAATGATTTTAATGATTATGAAATAGGATTAAAAGAAGCTTTTCAGCATTATAAGTTTTATTTTCCAAATAAGAATATACCACAAATCATTACCTATAACTCAGGATTTAATTATGCTGTAGTTACTGATTCAAGTTACTTAGGAATAGGGTTGGAAATGTTTTTGGGGGACAAGTATCCAGCATATAAGCAGTTAGGCTTACCACAGTATAAAATAGCTTCTATGACTAATAAACATTTAGTCTCATCCGTGATGTTAGGATGGATTTCTACTGAGTTTGAACTAGAACAAGCTAACGCTGATTTATTAACCGAAATGGTTCATCAAGGTAAATTGCTTTATGTTTTAGATGCATTAATTCCTATTGAAGAAGATTCTATCAAGATAAATTACACTAATAAAGAAGTAAAGTGGAGTAATGCAAATGAGAAGCAGGTATGGTTCTATTTTATAGATAATGATTTATTGTATACAAAAGAAACCAAAGAAATTATTAAGTACATGGGAGAAGCTCCATTTATTCAAGGTTTCCCTGAGGGCTCTCCAGGAAGAATTGGGCATTGGATAGGGTGGCAAATTGTAAAAGCTTACATGGATAACAATCAAGAATTATCATTAACAGATTTAATAAAAGAAAAAGACGCTCAAAAAATATTGAATAAGTCAAAATATAAACCATAA
- the gldC gene encoding gliding motility protein GldC, translating into MKNSEINFKIILDENHVPEKIEWQATDTGEEEVKECKALVISLWDAKENNTLRIDLWTKQMMIDEMEHFFYQSLITMSDTYERATNDTEIANEMREFGKKMGDKILSRNNG; encoded by the coding sequence ATGAAGAATTCAGAAATCAATTTTAAAATTATTTTAGACGAAAATCACGTTCCTGAAAAGATAGAATGGCAAGCAACTGACACTGGAGAGGAAGAAGTGAAAGAATGTAAGGCGTTAGTAATTAGTTTGTGGGATGCAAAAGAAAACAATACACTTCGTATTGACTTATGGACCAAACAAATGATGATAGATGAAATGGAACATTTTTTTTATCAATCTTTAATTACAATGAGCGATACTTATGAAAGAGCGACTAACGATACTGAAATAGCTAACGAAATGCGTGAGTTTGGTAAAAAAATGGGCGATAAAATTTTAAGTAGAAATAATGGGTAG
- the hemN gene encoding oxygen-independent coproporphyrinogen III oxidase, producing the protein MGSNLIQKYNIAGPRYTSYPTVPFWDEKGIDYKDWISTVKQAFRESNTTEGISVYIHLPFCENLCTFCGCHKRITKQHGVEEPYVETVLKEWNLYCNEFDTKPRIKEIHLGGGTPTFFSATNLERLINGILAKSEKCDDFEFSFEAHPNNTTKEHLQTLYNLGFRRNSFGVQDYDLKVQKTINRIQPFEKVEEATRLSREIGYNSISHDLVFGLPHQTKESIIDTITKTKELKPDRIAFYSYAHVPWIKGVGQRGYDEKDLPTADEKRVLYETGKQLLGELGYVEIGMDHFALPTDSMHKAMETKSLHRNFMGYTAGKTQLMVGLGMSSISDSWYSFAQNVKTVEEYTELVNRGVIPIFRGHLLNKEDLVIRKHILEIMCHFETSWEKEEMKFPELNDCLEKLKEMEQDGLVIISENGLKLPEHARPFVRNVCMAFDLRLIRNKPSTRIFSMTI; encoded by the coding sequence ATGGGTAGTAACTTAATACAAAAGTACAATATTGCAGGACCCCGATATACTAGTTACCCAACAGTTCCTTTTTGGGATGAAAAAGGTATTGATTATAAAGATTGGATTTCTACAGTAAAGCAAGCATTTAGAGAAAGTAATACAACTGAAGGGATAAGTGTTTACATTCATTTACCATTTTGTGAAAACTTGTGTACATTTTGTGGGTGTCATAAACGAATTACAAAGCAGCATGGCGTTGAAGAGCCTTATGTTGAAACGGTGTTAAAAGAATGGAATTTATATTGTAATGAATTTGATACTAAACCTAGAATAAAAGAGATTCATTTAGGAGGGGGAACACCTACTTTTTTTAGCGCAACAAATTTAGAACGATTGATAAATGGTATTTTAGCTAAATCAGAAAAATGCGACGACTTTGAATTTAGTTTTGAAGCTCATCCCAATAATACAACAAAAGAACACTTACAAACTTTATATAATTTAGGGTTTAGAAGAAATAGTTTTGGTGTTCAGGATTACGATTTAAAAGTTCAAAAGACAATAAATAGAATTCAACCTTTCGAAAAAGTTGAAGAAGCTACTAGACTTTCTCGTGAAATAGGATATAACTCAATTAGTCACGATTTAGTTTTTGGATTACCACATCAAACCAAAGAAAGTATTATAGACACAATTACGAAAACCAAAGAATTAAAACCTGATAGAATAGCGTTTTATAGCTACGCTCATGTACCATGGATAAAAGGCGTTGGACAAAGAGGTTATGATGAAAAAGATTTGCCAACTGCCGATGAAAAAAGAGTGTTGTATGAAACTGGTAAGCAATTGCTTGGAGAATTAGGTTATGTTGAGATAGGAATGGATCACTTTGCTTTACCAACAGATTCAATGCATAAAGCAATGGAGACGAAAAGTTTACACCGAAATTTTATGGGTTATACTGCTGGTAAAACACAGTTAATGGTTGGGTTAGGTATGAGTTCAATTAGTGATTCTTGGTACAGTTTTGCCCAAAATGTAAAAACAGTAGAAGAATATACTGAATTAGTTAACCGAGGAGTTATTCCAATTTTTAGAGGACACTTATTAAATAAAGAAGATTTAGTAATAAGGAAGCACATATTAGAAATTATGTGTCACTTCGAAACATCATGGGAAAAAGAGGAGATGAAGTTTCCGGAACTTAACGATTGCTTAGAAAAATTGAAAGAAATGGAACAAGATGGATTGGTAATTATTTCTGAAAATGGACTTAAGTTACCAGAACATGCTCGACCTTTTGTTCGTAATGTTTGCATGGCTTTTGATTTAAGGTTAATTAGGAATAAACCATCAACTCGAATTTTTTCTATGACAATTTAA
- a CDS encoding cold-shock protein — MKTGTVKFYNETKGFGFIKDDETGEEFFVHVSGIVDQIGDDDKVTFDVKEGRKGLNAVDVKKA; from the coding sequence ATGAAAACAGGTACAGTAAAATTTTACAACGAAACTAAAGGTTTCGGATTTATTAAAGATGATGAAACAGGAGAGGAATTCTTCGTACACGTAAGTGGTATTGTTGACCAAATTGGTGACGACGACAAAGTAACTTTTGATGTTAAAGAAGGAAGAAAAGGTTTAAACGCAGTTGACGTGAAAAAAGCCTAA
- a CDS encoding MATE family efflux transporter, which translates to MNKEILKLAIPNILANLSVPIVSLVDVSLMGHLSSEAFILAIGFGVMIFNFIYWGFGFLRMGVTGITAQNEGKKDIDETFRVLFRGLIVAITGALLLFIFKPYLLELALYLIDSSPNVNEEITTYFNVRIFAAPATIGLYAFIGWFMGKQNAVIPMIITIAVNIINAGLSYYLVSHYNMGTTGVAIGTVIAQYTGLVLAIVFFITHYLKQITHSSFNGVFQYKAIRDFLLVNSDIFIRTLCLIFTLSFFKIYSGKEGLLIGAANILLLEFIGIAAYGIDGFAFAAESISGKYFGANDKFMLKKAIKYCFYWGFALGFSYALVFLFLGEHLLYLLSSQAEVVEIAKEYLWWLVLFPILSVIPFVWDGVFIGITASKAMRNTMLFATFIVFLPTYYILHPYLNNNALWAALILFIVARGLAQSVIAKKVIYKKAIKKPR; encoded by the coding sequence TTGAATAAAGAAATTCTAAAACTCGCAATTCCAAACATTCTGGCTAACCTATCCGTTCCTATAGTTAGCCTTGTTGATGTTTCATTGATGGGACACCTCTCAAGCGAAGCTTTTATTTTAGCCATTGGTTTTGGAGTTATGATTTTCAATTTTATCTATTGGGGATTTGGCTTTTTAAGAATGGGAGTAACTGGCATAACAGCACAAAACGAAGGTAAAAAAGACATTGACGAAACTTTTCGTGTATTATTTAGAGGCTTAATTGTTGCTATTACAGGAGCATTACTTTTATTTATTTTTAAACCTTATTTATTAGAGTTAGCTCTTTATTTAATTGATAGCTCACCAAATGTTAATGAAGAAATAACAACTTATTTTAATGTGAGAATTTTTGCTGCTCCAGCAACAATTGGTCTTTATGCTTTTATTGGCTGGTTTATGGGTAAGCAAAATGCAGTAATTCCTATGATTATAACAATTGCTGTAAATATTATTAATGCTGGATTAAGTTATTATTTAGTTTCTCATTACAATATGGGTACAACAGGAGTTGCTATTGGAACTGTTATTGCTCAATACACAGGACTAGTACTAGCTATTGTTTTTTTTATTACTCATTACCTAAAACAAATTACTCATTCATCCTTTAATGGTGTATTTCAATATAAAGCGATAAGAGATTTTTTATTAGTTAATTCAGATATTTTTATTCGTACACTTTGCCTTATATTCACCTTGTCATTTTTTAAAATTTATTCAGGAAAAGAAGGATTACTAATTGGAGCTGCTAATATTTTATTATTAGAGTTTATTGGAATTGCTGCTTATGGAATTGATGGGTTTGCTTTTGCTGCAGAATCAATTAGTGGCAAGTACTTTGGTGCGAACGATAAGTTTATGCTAAAAAAGGCAATTAAATATTGTTTTTATTGGGGTTTTGCTCTTGGATTTTCATACGCTTTAGTCTTTTTATTTCTTGGAGAACATCTTCTATACTTATTATCATCTCAAGCTGAAGTAGTTGAAATTGCAAAAGAATATTTATGGTGGTTGGTCTTATTTCCAATTCTTAGTGTAATTCCTTTTGTTTGGGATGGTGTTTTTATTGGGATAACTGCAAGCAAAGCTATGCGAAATACAATGTTGTTTGCTACTTTTATTGTGTTTTTACCCACTTATTACATTCTACATCCATATCTAAACAATAATGCTTTATGGGCTGCACTAATTTTGTTTATTGTTGCAAGAGGGTTAGCACAAAGTGTTATTGCTAAAAAGGTTATTTACAAAAAAGCCATAAAAAAACCCCGCTAA
- a CDS encoding MFS transporter, whose translation MPTIFLFFKENGLELHDIMVIQAIYSISIALIEIPSGYIADVLGRKKSMIIGTLFGFIGMLIYTFASGFWGFLPAALCLGIGQSFISGSDTALMYDSLVAANMKEKFIKFEGRSIALGNFAEAIAFIVGGFLAEISLRTPFYYQSVIAFIGLFVAFLLIEPPVSKLGNKKPWTNIKYIIKYSLVDNIPLKWNIIYSSVIGATTLVMAWFAQPYYAALNMEVKYYGIIGAVLNLAVAFTSFYAHRIEEKIDTNKLLIFILIGLCFCYAFLGSFLNYWGLAILFLFYLIRGIATPVLRDFINRFTPSEMRATVMSIRSFMIRVIFAIFSPFLGYVADVYSIQTAFNISAIVFFVIGLVSLIFYLKNEKIRLE comes from the coding sequence ATGCCAACCATCTTTTTATTTTTTAAAGAAAATGGCCTTGAATTGCATGATATTATGGTTATTCAAGCCATCTATTCTATTTCCATAGCATTAATAGAAATCCCTTCTGGTTATATCGCTGATGTTTTAGGTAGAAAAAAAAGTATGATAATTGGAACTCTCTTCGGTTTTATTGGAATGCTTATCTATACTTTTGCTTCTGGTTTTTGGGGATTTTTACCTGCAGCTCTTTGTTTAGGAATTGGTCAAAGTTTTATCTCTGGTTCGGATACAGCTTTAATGTATGATAGTTTAGTAGCTGCTAATATGAAAGAAAAATTTATAAAGTTTGAAGGTAGATCTATAGCTTTAGGAAACTTTGCAGAAGCAATAGCTTTTATTGTTGGAGGATTTTTAGCTGAAATATCATTGCGAACTCCTTTTTATTACCAAAGCGTAATCGCTTTTATTGGATTATTTGTAGCTTTTTTATTAATTGAGCCTCCTGTTTCTAAATTAGGCAACAAAAAGCCATGGACGAATATTAAATATATTATCAAATATTCATTAGTCGATAATATTCCTTTAAAATGGAACATTATTTACTCCTCAGTTATTGGCGCAACAACATTAGTAATGGCCTGGTTTGCCCAACCTTACTATGCTGCATTAAATATGGAAGTTAAATATTATGGAATAATTGGAGCCGTTTTAAACTTAGCTGTTGCATTTACATCATTTTATGCCCATCGCATCGAAGAAAAAATAGACACTAACAAACTGCTTATTTTTATTTTAATTGGACTTTGCTTTTGCTACGCCTTTTTAGGTAGTTTTTTAAATTATTGGGGATTAGCCATCTTGTTCCTTTTCTATTTAATAAGAGGAATTGCGACCCCTGTTTTAAGAGATTTCATTAATCGCTTTACGCCTTCAGAAATGAGAGCAACCGTAATGTCAATACGAAGCTTTATGATTAGAGTAATTTTTGCCATTTTCTCTCCATTTTTAGGTTATGTTGCCGATGTTTATTCCATACAAACTGCATTTAATATCTCGGCAATAGTATTTTTTGTGATTGGATTAGTTTCTTTAATTTTCTATCTAAAAAACGAAAAAATTCGTCTTGAATAA
- the aroQ gene encoding type II 3-dehydroquinate dehydratase, with amino-acid sequence MKLLIINGPNLNLLGKREPTIYGHSSFEDFFLQLKTKYSSIDFEYYQSNVEGELINKLHEVGFSYDGIIMNAGAYTHTSIGIADAIVGIKSPVIEVHISNIYTREEYRHISLMAKNCIGVITGLGLNSYRLAVEHFLSLN; translated from the coding sequence ATGAAACTTTTAATTATTAACGGTCCAAACTTAAATCTATTAGGAAAAAGAGAACCAACCATCTATGGCCATTCCTCTTTTGAAGATTTTTTTTTACAGCTAAAAACAAAATATTCATCTATTGATTTTGAATATTACCAAAGTAATGTGGAAGGTGAATTAATAAATAAATTACATGAAGTTGGTTTTAGCTATGATGGAATAATAATGAATGCTGGAGCTTACACCCACACTTCTATTGGTATAGCTGATGCTATTGTTGGAATTAAAAGCCCGGTTATTGAAGTTCATATTTCAAATATTTATACACGTGAAGAATACCGACATATATCTTTAATGGCAAAAAATTGTATTGGTGTAATTACTGGTTTAGGTTTAAACTCTTATCGTTTAGCAGTCGAACACTTCCTTAGTCTCAATTAA
- the xerD gene encoding site-specific tyrosine recombinase XerD — protein sequence MNWTPTIKGFKSYLQLERSLSENSIQAYLHDVEMLVQYFILHEIDVTPQNVEQKQVEDFIQYVSKLGMSATSQARILSGIKAFYKYMLIEDMIVKSPTELLEAPKIGRKLPDVLSIEEINSIIDAIDLSTNEGERNKAMLETLYSCGLRVSELVNLKLSNLMFDDGFIIVRGKGDKERIVPIGSVAMKHINVYVNQIRSHMPNIKKESENILFLNRRGAQLTRVMVFTIIKQLIEKTGINKQVSPHTFRHSFATHLVEGGADLRAVQEMLGHESITTTEIYTHLDREYLRQAIIDFHPRSK from the coding sequence ATGAATTGGACACCAACTATAAAAGGCTTTAAATCTTATCTGCAGTTAGAGCGTTCTCTTTCAGAAAACTCTATTCAAGCTTATTTGCATGATGTTGAAATGTTGGTGCAATATTTTATTTTACATGAAATTGATGTCACTCCTCAAAATGTAGAGCAAAAGCAGGTTGAAGATTTTATCCAGTATGTAAGTAAATTAGGGATGTCCGCTACATCTCAAGCACGAATTTTGTCAGGCATAAAAGCTTTTTACAAGTATATGCTTATTGAAGACATGATTGTTAAAAGCCCTACTGAATTACTTGAAGCTCCTAAGATTGGAAGAAAATTACCTGATGTTTTAAGTATAGAAGAAATTAATTCTATAATTGATGCAATTGATTTAAGTACAAATGAAGGAGAAAGAAATAAAGCAATGTTAGAGACTTTGTATAGTTGTGGGTTAAGAGTTTCGGAATTAGTAAACTTAAAATTATCGAATTTAATGTTTGATGACGGTTTTATTATTGTGAGAGGTAAAGGAGATAAGGAACGAATCGTTCCAATAGGCAGTGTGGCAATGAAGCATATCAATGTATATGTAAATCAAATTCGAAGTCATATGCCTAATATTAAAAAGGAAAGTGAAAATATTTTGTTTTTAAATAGGAGAGGTGCTCAACTAACAAGAGTAATGGTTTTTACTATTATAAAACAATTAATCGAGAAAACTGGAATAAATAAGCAGGTAAGTCCACATACTTTTAGACATTCTTTTGCTACTCATTTAGTTGAGGGAGGAGCTGATTTACGAGCTGTACAAGAAATGTTAGGACATGAATCTATAACCACCACAGAAATTTATACACATTTAGATCGAGAATATTTAAGGCAAGCTATAATTGATTTTCATCCCCGTTCTAAGTAA
- a CDS encoding PP2C family protein-serine/threonine phosphatase — MNTNNQNTGWQKEMDKTILRYHVIALWVAVVFDMLFYVTDYFNIPAYRKEFFIFRLCVSLICLATVLLYKKLKIARQIMGVIPVLLISVQNAYMWSVMDAEHLQKHTLAYMALFIGSGMFMFYHWYYSAFIVVINIVANIVFFYVNSNLTLDVILVNGGVLTLSTAIFSVLLIRMRYGLTKREIIARFELKKSKHQIEEKNKEITDSINYAKRIQMALIPPESVVKELMPNSFLIYKPKDIVSGDFYWATELTTTSSITDNEKLIVFCVADCTGHGVPGAFMSLIGVKILNQSVKQKNVNSPAQALDYLNNQVFQTVNKHSDKDNIVRDGMDAVFCAINFKTLKLSYAGANNPIYIIRNGELIQIKADKQPIGSYEKQTPFTNHEFQLQKDDMVYGFTDGYVDQFGGDDGKKMKSKRFKEQLILCAKDDVDVQKEKLNRYFEEWKGVYEQLDDVCLIGIKI; from the coding sequence ATGAATACAAATAATCAAAATACTGGGTGGCAAAAAGAGATGGATAAAACCATTTTAAGGTATCATGTGATTGCTTTATGGGTAGCAGTAGTATTTGACATGTTATTTTATGTGACTGATTATTTTAACATTCCAGCTTATCGAAAAGAGTTCTTTATTTTTAGGCTGTGTGTATCTTTAATTTGTTTAGCAACAGTATTGCTGTATAAAAAGTTAAAAATAGCAAGACAAATAATGGGAGTAATTCCAGTTTTATTAATATCTGTTCAAAATGCTTATATGTGGAGTGTTATGGATGCCGAGCATTTACAAAAACACACATTAGCTTACATGGCACTTTTTATCGGGTCAGGTATGTTTATGTTTTATCATTGGTATTATTCAGCATTTATTGTAGTTATAAATATTGTGGCAAACATTGTCTTTTTTTACGTTAACAGTAACTTAACTTTAGATGTCATACTTGTTAATGGAGGTGTTTTAACTCTTTCAACCGCTATCTTTTCGGTTCTTTTAATTAGAATGAGATATGGCTTAACCAAAAGAGAAATTATTGCTCGTTTCGAGCTAAAAAAGTCAAAACATCAAATAGAAGAAAAAAACAAAGAAATTACTGATAGTATTAATTATGCGAAACGTATTCAAATGGCTTTAATTCCGCCAGAAAGTGTAGTTAAAGAATTGATGCCAAATTCTTTTTTAATTTATAAGCCAAAAGATATTGTAAGTGGAGATTTTTACTGGGCTACAGAGTTAACTACAACCAGTTCAATAACAGATAATGAAAAACTAATTGTTTTTTGTGTTGCTGATTGTACTGGACATGGTGTTCCTGGCGCATTTATGAGTTTAATAGGTGTTAAAATTTTGAATCAATCTGTCAAGCAAAAAAATGTAAACTCACCAGCTCAAGCGTTAGATTATTTAAATAATCAAGTGTTTCAAACAGTAAATAAACATTCTGATAAAGATAATATCGTGCGAGATGGAATGGATGCTGTTTTTTGTGCAATTAATTTTAAAACCTTAAAACTTTCTTATGCAGGGGCAAACAATCCAATTTACATTATTAGAAATGGTGAATTAATTCAAATTAAAGCAGACAAACAACCAATAGGATCTTATGAAAAACAAACTCCGTTTACTAATCATGAATTTCAGTTACAAAAGGATGATATGGTTTATGGTTTTACAGATGGTTATGTCGATCAATTTGGTGGAGACGATGGTAAAAAAATGAAATCGAAGCGATTTAAAGAACAGTTAATATTGTGTGCAAAAGACGATGTTGATGTTCAAAAAGAAAAGTTAAATAGATACTTTGAAGAATGGAAGGGAGTTTATGAGCAGCTTGATGATGTTTGCCTTATTGGAATTAAAATTTGA